Below is a genomic region from Streptomyces sp. NBC_00461.
GGTCGAAGCGCAGCTCGATGCCCTGGTGGACCAGGCCCTCGGCGTCGAGGCGCTCGGCGGCGCCGGCCTCGCGCAGGGCGTCGACCGTGCCCTGCTCCAGCATTCCGGCACGCTGGCGCTGTTCGACGTACTCCCGGGTCCTGGCCTCCAGGACGACACAGTCGATGCCCGTGCGGTGCAGCAGCCGGGCCAGGAGCAGCCCGGCGGGGCCGCCGCCGATGATGCCGACCGTCGTGCGCATGGGCGCCATGCCTACCTCCCGGAGGTCAGCTGGACTCGCGGTGGACCACCGTGGCTCCCAGCACCTTGTGGGACTCGGGCGCGGCGGCGGGGTTGCGGACCGCGCGGTCGACCAGTTCGGCCAGGTCACGGCCGGACGGCAGCTCGATGTGGACGGTGCTCAGGCGGGGCCGCAGCAGCCGGCCGAGCATGAGGTCGTCGGCTCCGATCACGGCCACGTCCTGCGGGATGCGTACGCCCTCGTCCTGCAGCGCCCGCATCACCAGCATCGCGTATTCGTCGTTGTACGCGAACACGGCGTCGAGGCCGAGGTCGCGCCAGCGGGCGGCGAGGCGCGCGGCCGCTTCCTCCTCGTAGGCGAGGGGCAGTTCGGTGACGGTGGCGCCGGTGCCGTGCAGCGATCTGCGCACGCCTTCGAGGCGGGGCAGACTGAAGGACTCCAGGCCGCCCGCCTCCGGCACGACGACGCCGATGCGGCGCCGGCCGCGGTCGAAGAGGTGGCTGCCGGCGCAGTGGCCGACGGCTTCCTGGTCCATGACCAGTGCGTGGGCACCCTCGACCGACCCGGAGCCGAGGGTGAGGACGGCCCGGGCGCCGGAGCGCTTGAGGACCGTCACGCCCTGCGGGCCGAGGCCCGCGCCGGGCACCAGGACGGCGACGGGCCGCAGTTCGGCCCAGGCACGGGCGGCCTCGTCGCCGTGCACGCCGACCGAGCCGTACTGCACGACCGTGTAGTCGAGACGGCCCAGCGCCCACTGCAGCTCGCTGATGAACTGGCTGTAGAGAGGGCCGATCGGGAAGTCCGGGGCGGGCATCAGGACCATACGGCTGTGCCCGGCGCGCAGACTGCGGGCGGCCGCGTGCGGCACGTACCCGAGTTCCTTCGCGGCCTCGTGGACCCGGCGGCGCGTGGGCTCGCTGATCCGTACGGCACTGGTGTTGTTGAGGACGTAGGAGACGGTCGCGCGCGAGACGCCGGCCAGGCGGGCCACATCGGCGCTCGTGGGCACGGAGCGCTGCGTGGACGAGGTGGGCGCGGGCGTTTTCGGTATCTGCACCATGACGTACGGCATCTTTGCAGAGCCTGTGGCCGAGGCCACAGGCGGGCAGGGCACGAACACGTTCGTATCGAACTTGTTCGCAACGAACATGTTCGTTACCCTGGAGGCATGACAGACCGCACCGACACACCCCGAAGCCGCCGCGAGCGCCCGGCCAAACCCGCCCTGACCAGGGAAGGCATCGTGGCCGCGGCCGTCGCGATCATGCGCGCCGAGGGTCTGGCGAAGGTGACCATGCGGCGCCTGGCGCGGGAGCTGGACACCGGTCCGGCCTCGCTGTACGTCTACGTCCGCAACACCGCGGAGCTGCACGCGGCCGTCCTGGACGAGTTGCTGGGGACGGTTGGTCCGGCCCCGGCCGAGGGCACGTGGCGGGAACGGCTGGAGCGGATGCTCACCGCGTACACCGCGACGCTCTTCGAGCACCCGAGTCTGGCCCGCTCCGCGCTCACGGCCCGGCCGAGCGGCCCCCACTACCTGAATCTGATCGAGGCGCTGCTGGCCCTGCTGGACGAGGGCGGCGTGCCTCCCGCACAGGCGGCGTGGGGCGTGGACCTGCTGCTGCTGCACGCCACCGCGACGGCCGCGGAGCACGCGCAGGAGGCCTCGGAGGAGGAGTGGGACGCCCTGCGCAGCGCCCTGCACGGCATCTCGGACCGAACCCATCCGCACATCGCCGCACTGGGCGGCGAGCTGTTGTCCGGTGCGCCCGAGTCCCGCCTGTCATGGGGCCTGCGAGCGGTGATCGCGGGCATCGAGCGGACCGCCGTACCCGACTGACTCATCCGACCGACGTATCCGACCGACTTCAGGGAGTGCGACATGACCACCCACCACCCCATAGCCATCGTGGGCGCCGGTCTCGGCGGCCTCACCCTGGCCCGGGTTCTGCACGTGCACGGCGTCGAAACGGCCGTCTACGACCTGGACGCCTCCCCCGCCGCCCGCACCCAGGGCGGCATGCTCGACATCCACGAGGGCTCCGGCCAGGTGGCGCTGCGCGCCGCGGGGCTGTACGAGAAGTTCCGGGCGCTCGTCCACAAGGGCGGCGAGGCCATGCGGATCCTCGACAAGGACGCCGTGGTGCGCATGGACGAGGCGGACGGCGGAGACGGCGGACGCCCCGAGATCGATCGCGGCGACCTGCGCGATCTTCTGCTCGGTTCGCTCCCCGAAGGCACCGTTCGCTGGGGCGCGCGGGTCACCGGAGCGCGTCCGCTGGGCGGCGGCCGGCACCAGGTGGCCCTCGCGGACGGCAGCGTCTTCACCACCGACCTCCTGGTGGGCGCCGACGGCGCCTGGTCGCGGATCCGGCCGCTGGTCTCGGACGCCGAGCCCGCCTACACCGGGGTGTCGTTCGTCGAGGCGGACCTGAGGGACGCCGATGTGCACCATCCCGTCGGCGCCGAGGTCGTCGGCGGCGGGTCGCTCTTCGCGCTCGGCGCGGGCCGGGGTTTCCTCGCCCACCGCGAGACCCACGGCAGCCTGCACGTCTACGCGGCCGTGGAGGCACCCGAGGAGTGGCTGGACGGCATCGACCTCACCGACGCCGAGGCGGCCAAGGCGTATGTGCTCGACCACTTCACGGGCTGGGACAAGAGCCTGCGGGCACTGGTCGCCGACGCCGACGGCCCGTTGATCCCGCGGCGCATCCACGCGCTGCCCGTCGGCCACCACTGGCAGCGCGTCCCGGGCGTGACCCTGCTCGGGGACGCCGCGCATCTGATGTCGCCGTTCGCCGGCGAGGGGGCGAATCTGGCGCTGCTCGACGGGGCGGAACTGGGCCTGGCCCTGACGGCGCACCCGGGCGACACCGAGGCCGCACTGGCCGCCTACGAGGACAAGATGTTCCCCCGCAGCGAGCGCTCCGCCGACGAGTCGGCCCGCAACGGAGTCCTGCTGTTCCGCGCCGACGCACCGCAGGGGCTCGTGGACGCGTTCGCCGCCTGGCGCTGAACCGGGTTCAGCGGGGCGGCTCCGTGCCGGTGACCTGGGCGACCAGATCGGTCCAGCCTGCCTCCAGCCGCTCCAGCGACATCCCGCGCTGCCTGGTCAGGTGGTGGATCAGGGCGGGATCGAGATAGCCCATGAACGTCTGGGCGAGCAGGTCGCAGTCGGCTTTCGGCACGATCTGCCGCAGCAGCATCGTGACGTGCATGGTGAGCGCCCGCATCGACGGGTGGTCGAACCGGCGGGTCGGCTCCGGCTGGGCGGCCAGCTGCAGGTCCAGCTGCTCGGCCGAGCGGTAGAGCAGTGCCACACCGAACGCCCGCAGCCGGTCGACCGGCGGCGCGCCGGGGCCCAGCGGCGGTGGACCGGCGAGGAAGTCGGCCTGCAGCGTCCTCGACGAATGGTCGAGCAGCGCCATCAGCAGGCCGGTGCGGTCGCCGAAGCGCCGGAAGACGGTCCCCTTGCCCACCTGCGCGGCGGCGGCCACCGCCTCCATGGTGACCCCCGCCACCCCGTGCTCCGCGATCAGCCGTGCGGCCGCGTCCAGCAGCTTCGCGCGGTTCCGGGCGGCGTCGGCACGCAGGCACGGCTCGTCCTCGGCCGAGCCGAGCTGCAGCAATTCGGGCTCGCCGACGGGCTCTTCGGGCCTCGGAAAGGGCGGTAGGACGGCGGACATGAAGACAGCGTAAAGCATCGGGAACAAAACTGGACCGCGGTCCGGTTAGGATGCTAGAAACTAAACGGACCCCGGTCCGGATCGTAACGGCAATGTTTCAGCCTCTTGGAGTTCGCATGTCTGTTCGCATCCTTGCGCTCGTCGGCAGCCTTCGCGCCGGTTCGACCAACCGCCAGCTCGCCGAGGCGGCCGTCAAGTTCGCTCCCGAGGGCGCGGACGTGGAGATCTTCGAGGGCCTCGCCGAGATCCCGTTCTACAACGAGGACATCGACGTCGAGGGCAGTGTCCCGGCCGCCGCCGCCAAGCTGCGTGAGGCCGCGCAGGCGTCCGACGCCTTCCTGCTCTTCTCCCCCGAGTACAACGGCACCATCCCGGCCGTTCTGAAGAACGCCATCGACTGGCTGTCCCGCCCCTACGGCGCCGGCGCCTTCGGCGGCAAGCCGGTCGCCGTGGCCGGCACCGCCTTCGGCCAGTTCGGCGGCGTGTGGGCGCAGGACGAGACCCGCAAGGCCGTGGGCATCGCCGGCG
It encodes:
- a CDS encoding FAD-dependent oxidoreductase, translated to MTTHHPIAIVGAGLGGLTLARVLHVHGVETAVYDLDASPAARTQGGMLDIHEGSGQVALRAAGLYEKFRALVHKGGEAMRILDKDAVVRMDEADGGDGGRPEIDRGDLRDLLLGSLPEGTVRWGARVTGARPLGGGRHQVALADGSVFTTDLLVGADGAWSRIRPLVSDAEPAYTGVSFVEADLRDADVHHPVGAEVVGGGSLFALGAGRGFLAHRETHGSLHVYAAVEAPEEWLDGIDLTDAEAAKAYVLDHFTGWDKSLRALVADADGPLIPRRIHALPVGHHWQRVPGVTLLGDAAHLMSPFAGEGANLALLDGAELGLALTAHPGDTEAALAAYEDKMFPRSERSADESARNGVLLFRADAPQGLVDAFAAWR
- a CDS encoding LacI family DNA-binding transcriptional regulator: MPYVMVQIPKTPAPTSSTQRSVPTSADVARLAGVSRATVSYVLNNTSAVRISEPTRRRVHEAAKELGYVPHAAARSLRAGHSRMVLMPAPDFPIGPLYSQFISELQWALGRLDYTVVQYGSVGVHGDEAARAWAELRPVAVLVPGAGLGPQGVTVLKRSGARAVLTLGSGSVEGAHALVMDQEAVGHCAGSHLFDRGRRRIGVVVPEAGGLESFSLPRLEGVRRSLHGTGATVTELPLAYEEEAAARLAARWRDLGLDAVFAYNDEYAMLVMRALQDEGVRIPQDVAVIGADDLMLGRLLRPRLSTVHIELPSGRDLAELVDRAVRNPAAAPESHKVLGATVVHRESS
- a CDS encoding NAD(P)H-dependent oxidoreductase — encoded protein: MSVRILALVGSLRAGSTNRQLAEAAVKFAPEGADVEIFEGLAEIPFYNEDIDVEGSVPAAAAKLREAAQASDAFLLFSPEYNGTIPAVLKNAIDWLSRPYGAGAFGGKPVAVAGTAFGQFGGVWAQDETRKAVGIAGGKVLEDVKLSIPGSLTRFAETHPADDAEVAAQLTEVVARLHGHADGAAAA
- a CDS encoding TetR/AcrR family transcriptional regulator; this translates as MTDRTDTPRSRRERPAKPALTREGIVAAAVAIMRAEGLAKVTMRRLARELDTGPASLYVYVRNTAELHAAVLDELLGTVGPAPAEGTWRERLERMLTAYTATLFEHPSLARSALTARPSGPHYLNLIEALLALLDEGGVPPAQAAWGVDLLLLHATATAAEHAQEASEEEWDALRSALHGISDRTHPHIAALGGELLSGAPESRLSWGLRAVIAGIERTAVPD
- a CDS encoding TetR/AcrR family transcriptional regulator — encoded protein: MLYAVFMSAVLPPFPRPEEPVGEPELLQLGSAEDEPCLRADAARNRAKLLDAAARLIAEHGVAGVTMEAVAAAAQVGKGTVFRRFGDRTGLLMALLDHSSRTLQADFLAGPPPLGPGAPPVDRLRAFGVALLYRSAEQLDLQLAAQPEPTRRFDHPSMRALTMHVTMLLRQIVPKADCDLLAQTFMGYLDPALIHHLTRQRGMSLERLEAGWTDLVAQVTGTEPPR